The Janthinobacterium lividum genome has a window encoding:
- a CDS encoding SDR family oxidoreductase, with translation MTPASTLPHSTPRVALVTGAARRIGRAIALGLARDGWDIAVHYRDSHEEALSLVAEIAALGRRAQAFPCDLAQEDAVRQLLPQAQAALGPVTCVVNNASLFEYDNAGDFSVAALDAHMHANLAAPILLAQALYQATPAGGQAVVINLLDQKLYNLNPDFLSYTLSKAALLSATTMLAQALAPKVRVVGIAPGITMVSGEQTEANFAKAHENTPLGRSSTPEDVADSVCYVAGARALTGTTLLVDGGQHLIGLPRDVMFLTK, from the coding sequence ATGACTCCAGCATCGACACTGCCACACAGCACACCCCGCGTCGCCCTCGTCACGGGCGCGGCGCGCCGCATCGGCCGCGCCATCGCGCTGGGCCTGGCGCGCGACGGCTGGGATATCGCCGTCCATTACCGCGACTCGCACGAGGAAGCGCTCAGCCTGGTGGCGGAAATCGCCGCGCTGGGCCGCCGCGCGCAAGCGTTCCCCTGCGACCTGGCGCAGGAAGACGCCGTGCGCCAGCTGTTGCCGCAGGCGCAGGCGGCGCTGGGGCCCGTCACTTGCGTCGTCAACAACGCATCGTTGTTTGAATACGACAATGCGGGCGATTTTTCCGTGGCCGCGCTCGACGCCCACATGCACGCCAACCTGGCCGCCCCCATCCTGCTGGCGCAAGCCTTGTACCAGGCCACCCCGGCAGGCGGGCAAGCCGTGGTCATCAACTTGCTGGACCAAAAACTGTACAATCTCAATCCTGATTTTTTGTCGTACACCCTGTCCAAGGCGGCGCTGCTGTCGGCGACCACCATGCTGGCCCAGGCGCTGGCGCCGAAAGTGCGCGTAGTGGGCATTGCCCCCGGCATCACCATGGTCTCCGGCGAGCAGACGGAAGCGAACTTTGCCAAGGCGCATGAAAACACGCCGCTGGGCCGCTCCAGCACGCCCGAGGATGTGGCCGACAGCGTCTGTTACGTGGCCGGCGCGCGCGCGCTGACGGGCACGACCCTGCTGGTCGATGGCGGCCAGCATTTGATCGGCTTGCCGCGCGACGTCATGTTTTTGACCAAATAA
- a CDS encoding dihydroneopterin aldolase, with translation MSSALSHPRLADCRRLFLRNYEVLINIGVYDFEKKGEQRVLINVDLYIPLALSTPKDDQLEEVVDYDFMRETIARRMAQGHVQLQESLVDDVLAAMLAHPRVRAARVSSMKPDVYPDCEGVGVEVFKIKDEV, from the coding sequence ATGTCGTCCGCCCTGTCCCACCCTCGCCTGGCCGATTGCCGCCGCCTGTTCCTGCGCAATTACGAAGTCCTCATCAACATCGGCGTCTACGACTTCGAGAAAAAGGGCGAGCAGCGCGTCCTCATCAACGTCGACCTGTACATTCCCCTGGCCCTGTCGACGCCGAAGGATGACCAGCTGGAAGAAGTGGTCGACTACGACTTCATGCGCGAAACCATCGCCAGGCGCATGGCGCAAGGTCACGTGCAGCTGCAGGAAAGCCTGGTCGACGACGTGCTTGCTGCCATGCTGGCGCACCCGCGCGTGCGCGCCGCGCGCGTGTCGAGCATGAAACCGGACGTATATCCCGACTGCGAAGGCGTGGGCGTGGAAGTATTCAAGATCAAGGATGAAGTATGA
- a CDS encoding SAM-dependent methyltransferase, with translation MSLPAPDSDALAASHALQHLIAAEIARNDGAIPFVRFMELALYAPDLGYYSGGAAKLGKDGDFTTAPEISPLFGATLAHVAAAIMAQTAPRILEFGAGTGKLAFDILTEAAHAGIAVEQYAIVELSGELRARQELALAAFPQVVWLDGFPDSFEGAVFGNEVLDAMPVNLISKTPAGWCELDVSIADGQFVFVERPAGADVAAQIAAQVPDADALPVGYVSEIHGVACGFMRSLARMLTNGKGGGAVLFDYGFPAHEYYLDLRATGTLMCHYRHRAHAEPFYLPGLQDITAHVDFTAMAVAAQDAGLDVLAYMNQASFLLGAGIGDLLLRTDPEHVKSYLPQASAVQKLVSPAEMGELFKVLVVGHQVALPEVLLSSDRSHRL, from the coding sequence ATGTCTCTTCCCGCACCCGATAGCGACGCGCTGGCCGCGTCCCATGCCTTGCAGCACCTGATTGCCGCCGAAATCGCGCGCAATGACGGCGCCATTCCCTTTGTCCGCTTCATGGAGCTGGCGCTGTATGCGCCTGATCTCGGCTATTACAGCGGCGGCGCCGCCAAGCTGGGCAAAGATGGCGATTTTACAACCGCGCCGGAGATTTCGCCCCTGTTCGGCGCCACCTTGGCCCATGTGGCAGCCGCTATTATGGCGCAAACGGCCCCGCGCATCCTCGAATTCGGCGCCGGCACGGGCAAGCTGGCCTTTGATATCCTGACGGAAGCGGCGCATGCCGGCATCGCTGTGGAACAATATGCGATCGTCGAATTGTCCGGCGAATTGCGCGCGCGCCAGGAGCTGGCGCTGGCCGCCTTCCCGCAAGTGGTGTGGCTCGACGGCTTCCCCGACAGTTTCGAGGGCGCCGTGTTCGGCAATGAAGTGCTCGACGCCATGCCCGTCAACCTGATCAGCAAGACGCCCGCCGGCTGGTGCGAACTCGATGTCAGCATCGCCGACGGCCAGTTCGTGTTTGTCGAACGCCCGGCCGGCGCCGACGTCGCCGCGCAGATCGCGGCCCAGGTGCCGGATGCCGACGCCTTGCCGGTCGGCTATGTCAGCGAGATCCACGGCGTGGCCTGCGGCTTCATGCGCTCGCTGGCGCGCATGCTGACCAATGGCAAGGGCGGCGGGGCCGTGCTGTTCGACTATGGTTTCCCTGCGCATGAGTATTATCTGGACTTGCGCGCCACGGGCACCCTGATGTGCCATTACCGACATCGCGCCCACGCGGAACCGTTTTACCTGCCCGGCTTGCAGGACATCACGGCCCACGTCGATTTCACGGCCATGGCGGTGGCGGCGCAGGATGCGGGTCTCGATGTGCTCGCCTACATGAACCAGGCGTCCTTCCTGCTGGGCGCGGGCATCGGCGACTTGCTGCTGCGCACCGATCCGGAGCACGTCAAGTCTTACCTGCCGCAAGCCAGCGCCGTGCAAAAGCTGGTGTCGCCGGCCGAGATGGGGGAATTGTTCAAGGTGCTGGTGGTGGGTCACCAGGTGGCGTTGCCGGAAGTCCTGTTGTCCAGCGACCGCAGTCACCGCTTGTAA